The nucleotide window AAAGCTATTTCTTCACTTTTTTATACTGAATACTTTTCAAATAGTCCAGTCCCTTGTCCCGTAGGGACAACATATTTATAGCAAAATGACAAAAAAACCAAAGTCCCGTTAGGGACGAAATATTCTTCTCCTCTTTGAGAAAGGTATAGTTTTTTAAAATATTATATTGGGATAGAGCCCCATTGGTTAGGAAATACAAAAAAGGGGCTGTATCAAAAGTCGATTTAAAGTCATTACGAGGAGCAAAGCGACATGGCAATCTCAGGAATTGAGCACGAGTTGAAGAGATTGCTTCGCAAAAAGACGCTCGCAATGACAGATGGAGAGGTTTCCTGCGTTTTATCAAGGCCTCAGAGGCCTCGGAGACCTCAGAGGCCTGCAACATAGCTTCAGCCGGAATGACAATGGCAAAAGAAATGAAAATTGCAGGAGGCCATATTTTTTATAGAGAATCGGGAGCCAACAAAACCAAAAAACACCGGCTGTCGAGGGCGAACGACCGTTCATCGCATTTTCGGGGGTGCCAGAATTGCGAAAAAAAATCTTGACATTTGATATGTGATTTGATATATTCTAAACATAGATATGGAAAAAGGAGATTGCCTATAATCGTTCGTTAAAGGTTTGATGGATAAGTAGTTTTGCATTTTTGTTATTAATTGCATGAGGTTGGTATATCCATTTCATCTTGACGGGCGTTTTTTGTTTTAAAACCGAGTCCGGGGTGGAATTATCAGCTTCTGCTTAAAACCCCGAGAATTCGGTTTTATATTTTATGGAGGTTAGACAATGAGAAAGATTTTCGTAACTCTGCTTGTGACAATTCTTATTCTTACTGTTACAGCAAATCTTTTTGCAGTAAGCCAGGCCGCAGTTCTGTTTCTGCTGATTTCACCGGGAGCAAGAGCCGCTGGTATGGGAGAGGCATTTGTAGCACTGTCCGATGATGCATCCGCTGTATTCTGGAATCCTGCAGGCCTTGCCTTTCAGCAGGGGCGGGAAATTACTTTAATGCATTCAAACTGGCTTCCGCAGCTTGTTTCGGATATGTCTTATGAATTTGTTGCATATAAACAGTATGTTCCGAATCTCGGAGGCACAGTCGGCGGGAGTGTTACATTCCTGAATATGGGCGAACAGACCCATACAGGAGAACAATTAGACGACAGCGGTAATCCTATTATTCTTGGTAAATTTCAAAGCTGGGATATGGCTGTTACACTCTCCTATGCAACGAAGTTAAGCGAAACTTTTGGTTTTGGCGTTAATGCAAGATATATTTACAGCCACCTTTCTCCTGTAGGTGCAGGTGCTGAACAGGGCCAGGGAGTAGCTTCGTCTTTTGCAATTGATCTTGGCATCCTTTACAAAACACCGTTCTTCCCGGGTTTATCAATCGGAGCGGATATCTCTAATATGGGTCCGAAAATTACGTATGTGGATGCTGCACAAGCTGATCCTCTGCCTACAAATTTGAAATTGGGTATAGCTTACAAAGTCCTTGATACGGAATTTAACAAGCTTACCATTTGTATGGATACAAATAAACTCCTTGTTGTAAGAAATGAAAACGGTACTGATCCTTTTTACAAAGCAATTTTTACAGCATGGTCAAGCGAACCTTTCTCAACACAGATGCGTGAACTTGTAAGTTCTATTGGTGTGGAGTATGTTTACAACAAGATGATATTCCTGCGTACAGGTTACTACTATGATGAAGAGGGCAATGTAAAATATCCGTCATTCGGTGCGGGGCTTCAATACTCAAACTTTCGTTTTGATTTCGGATATGTAGCTGCTGAACAGGGCCATCCTCTCTCAGACACAATGAGGTTTTCTTTAACAGCCACTTTTTAAATACAATTGATAGTGTGATATTGAAACATCCCTTTTAATTATGCCGGGGGCTGTTAATTAACATGATGTTAATAGAAATACCCCACATTTTTTGTGGGGTATTTTCTAAAGAAGCTGCGGAGCTCTTATGAAAAGGATATTTTTAATCCAGATTTTCCTGTCTGCCACACTTTTTCTGTCTGCACAGACAAGCAGGCATATATTCAGATCATTTGCAAAATCAGAGTTTTTCTCTAAGCGGAACCTTGTCTCAGGCGCGAAGTACAAATGGGACGGGAAATCTTTGCTTGAGAATCGGAGCGGATATTCAGGAACCGATACTATAAGAGTACTTGCACTGCGTGTTTCATTTACAAAAGATATTGACCCTCTTACAACAGGGAACGGTACTTTTGACAATTCGGCATCAGATAACCCTGTTATTGACCCGCCCCCTCATAATAAACGATATTTTGAAAGCCAGCTTGAAGCATTAAAAAATTATTTTTATAAAGTGTCAAATGGAAAACTTGTAATTATTCCCCGTGTGAGCGATGAAGTAATTGAACTTCCGGATTCAATGTCAGTTTATGCCACAGCTCCTACGGATACAGGGCTTGTCAGGCTGTTTACAGATGCAATTTCAGGAGGGGACAAATCGGGTTGTATTTTTTCTGATTTTGACGTATATGTAATATTCCATGCAGGAGTAGGCAGAGATGTGCAGCTTCCCTATGATCCCACGCCCAATGACATATCCTCAGCGTTTGTCTCATACGATGATTTAAAAAGAATAAACAGCGGTTCACATGCAGATTATGAAGGTATCAGCGTAGAGAACGGAAGTTTTTTTGTAAAGGAAGGAATAATTCTGCCTGAGACAGAGAGCCAGGAGGGATATCAGATAGGGCTTCTCGGCACATCCGCAATTATGTTCGGATTTCAAATAGGGATGCCTGCTCTCTGGAATACAAAAACACAGCATTCCGGTATAGGCAGGTGGGGGCTGATGGATCAGGGGTCAGGCAATTTTTCAGGGCTTCTTCCTGCAGAACCCTGTGCATGGACAAAAATTTTTATGGGATGGGAAGAGCCGGTACTTGTAAATCCGGACACTACAATTGAAGTTGCCGCACCATCTGTAAAAGACAAGAATAGAATCTACAAAGTTCCAATAAATGATCATGAATATTTTCTGATTGAAAACAGAGAGAGTGATGTTAACCGCGACAGTGTTGCTGTGGGGAAAAACGACAGAGGCGGCATAGTGGTTTTCAACAGCAACGGAACAGTAGGGTTTACAGGAGAGAACGGAGTCATAGTTTCTGCTGATGAGTACGATTTTGACCTGCCCGGTTCCGGCATTCTGATATGGCATATTGATGAAGATGTAATAAAAGATAAAATTGCAGATAATGAAATAAACATAGATAAAAACCACAGAGGTGTTGATCTTGAGGAAGCTGACGGAGCCCAGGATATAGGAGAGGGTTACGGATTAATTTCAGGCGGAGCAGGTTCTGAATATGGTGTTCTTCATGATGCATGGTATGAAGATAATAAGATAAACAAACTTGTAAATAAAAAAGATATTGTTGAATTTACTCCGGAATCATACCCTTCCACAGATAGTTATGACCGCGGTAACACACATTTGATTTTCAATGGTTTCTCAAAACGTGATACTGTTATGCAGTGCACAATAAGATCGGATTTTCTGCAGAAAGGTTTCCCTGTAAGATTCGGGAATGCGTATGACCCTATGGGAATTATAGCATCAGATTTAAATAATGACGGGCGCAAAGAAATTTTTATCCCCGAAAAACAGGGGAAGGTTTTCTGCTGGAATCCTGACGGGTCTCCTGCATCTTCAAATATGGTAACAATTGAGCAGGATAAACTGAACGGTGAAAAAGAAGAAATTCATGTTCCGTGCTGTATTGATTACAAAAAGGAATTTACATCCATGCCTGTGGTTTTTCCCGGGCACGATTCCGTACCTTCCCTTTTGATTGCAAGTACAAAAGACGGCAGTGTGACCGGATGGAGTTCGGCCGATGAAGACAGGAACGGTCTTTTTGATGAAGTCTTTACGTTGCAGACAGAGGATAATATTATCTTGCTTGCGGTTATCAATAATGAGATATTTGCCGGTACGGATAACGGGACTGTTTATACAATATCCCGCACAGGAGAAATAATAAAGCAAGTGAATTTTGGAGATTCTCCTGTTGCTGCAGTGGGCAAGTTCGGTGGAACATCGGTTTTTGTCCTTTTACGGAATGGGAATCTGTCATTTGCAGACAAAGACTTGGCAGTTTCGGATAATTACATTACCGGAGACAATGCATTATCAGGAGCTGCGTTCTGCCCTTCAAACGGAACAGGCGGATTTGTTGCAGTTACAGGCGGTTCAGGAATAATGACATTATCGGCAAAAGGTGAAGTAAAAGGGTCTGCCGAAAGAGAGAGGGTAGGGCCGGGCCTTACAGCACCTGCTCTTGCAGACATGGACGGTGACGGAATGACAGATCTTTTTATAACCGGAGGCAGCAATGTATGGGGAATGAATGAAAATTGTGCATTTACCGATTATTTTCCGCTGTCAATCAATGATGATAATAAATTTTTATCATCTCCTGTAATCGGAGATGTTGATAATGACGACAGGCCTGATATTGTGGCTGCCACATCAGGGGGCATTGTGGAAGCATGGTCATTTGACGGAGCAGAGGAAAAAGGCTTTCCTTTAACAACAGGCTCTTCAAAACCGTTTACTCCTGTTCTTACGGATTTAGACGGAGACGGTGATGTGGAATTAATCGCCCTGTCAGACAGAGGATGGGTTTTTGCGTGGGATCTGGATACTGCCTGGAATGAAAAGATGTTCCCATGGCCTGAAAAATTTCATGATTCTTCCCATACGTCAAATTTGACAGCAGAAATTAAAGGTGTCGAACCTTCGGATGAGATAATGGTTGTCAAATCGGTATATAATTATCCTAATCCTGTTGAGGGGAAATCAACTGTTATAAGATATAAACTGGAATGTAGCGCAGATGTAAATATAGAAATAATTGACCTTAACGGGAACCTGATAGACAGGTTTGCAGGGCCGGGTAATGCATTTATGAACAATGAGGTTGTGTGGAATGTTGAAAATGTCAGCAGCGGAATCTATTTCTGCAGGGTTTATGCAAAGAGTGATAAAGGCGAAAAAAGGGTTACCATTTCAATTGCGGTTGCAAAGTAAAATAGCTGTATTTTGCTTTTTACTGGTTGTAACGAGAGGTGCTCTTTTTAGTCAGGATGCGGCTTATAATCATCCTGAGCTTAAGTGGCAGACTATAGAGACAGAACATTTTGCAGTGCACTTTCATCAGGGAGAATTGAGGACAGCAGAGCAGGTTGCCAAAATCGCAGAGGATGTTTATAAACCGATTTCAAGCCTTTACAATTACGAACCTGATACAAAAGTACATTTTATAATAAAAGACTATGACGATAATTCCAACGGAGCGTCATATTACTATGACAACAAAATAGAGATATGGGCTCCTCCTATGGATTTTCATCTGCGCGGGACACACAACTGGCTGCGGGATGTTGTAACTCATGAATTCACACACATAATTTCTCTAGGAGCTGCACGCAAGTTTACAAGGCGCATTCCTGC belongs to bacterium and includes:
- the porV gene encoding type IX secretion system outer membrane channel protein PorV, yielding MRKIFVTLLVTILILTVTANLFAVSQAAVLFLLISPGARAAGMGEAFVALSDDASAVFWNPAGLAFQQGREITLMHSNWLPQLVSDMSYEFVAYKQYVPNLGGTVGGSVTFLNMGEQTHTGEQLDDSGNPIILGKFQSWDMAVTLSYATKLSETFGFGVNARYIYSHLSPVGAGAEQGQGVASSFAIDLGILYKTPFFPGLSIGADISNMGPKITYVDAAQADPLPTNLKLGIAYKVLDTEFNKLTICMDTNKLLVVRNENGTDPFYKAIFTAWSSEPFSTQMRELVSSIGVEYVYNKMIFLRTGYYYDEEGNVKYPSFGAGLQYSNFRFDFGYVAAEQGHPLSDTMRFSLTATF
- a CDS encoding T9SS type A sorting domain-containing protein, producing MKRIFLIQIFLSATLFLSAQTSRHIFRSFAKSEFFSKRNLVSGAKYKWDGKSLLENRSGYSGTDTIRVLALRVSFTKDIDPLTTGNGTFDNSASDNPVIDPPPHNKRYFESQLEALKNYFYKVSNGKLVIIPRVSDEVIELPDSMSVYATAPTDTGLVRLFTDAISGGDKSGCIFSDFDVYVIFHAGVGRDVQLPYDPTPNDISSAFVSYDDLKRINSGSHADYEGISVENGSFFVKEGIILPETESQEGYQIGLLGTSAIMFGFQIGMPALWNTKTQHSGIGRWGLMDQGSGNFSGLLPAEPCAWTKIFMGWEEPVLVNPDTTIEVAAPSVKDKNRIYKVPINDHEYFLIENRESDVNRDSVAVGKNDRGGIVVFNSNGTVGFTGENGVIVSADEYDFDLPGSGILIWHIDEDVIKDKIADNEINIDKNHRGVDLEEADGAQDIGEGYGLISGGAGSEYGVLHDAWYEDNKINKLVNKKDIVEFTPESYPSTDSYDRGNTHLIFNGFSKRDTVMQCTIRSDFLQKGFPVRFGNAYDPMGIIASDLNNDGRKEIFIPEKQGKVFCWNPDGSPASSNMVTIEQDKLNGEKEEIHVPCCIDYKKEFTSMPVVFPGHDSVPSLLIASTKDGSVTGWSSADEDRNGLFDEVFTLQTEDNIILLAVINNEIFAGTDNGTVYTISRTGEIIKQVNFGDSPVAAVGKFGGTSVFVLLRNGNLSFADKDLAVSDNYITGDNALSGAAFCPSNGTGGFVAVTGGSGIMTLSAKGEVKGSAERERVGPGLTAPALADMDGDGMTDLFITGGSNVWGMNENCAFTDYFPLSINDDNKFLSSPVIGDVDNDDRPDIVAATSGGIVEAWSFDGAEEKGFPLTTGSSKPFTPVLTDLDGDGDVELIALSDRGWVFAWDLDTAWNEKMFPWPEKFHDSSHTSNLTAEIKGVEPSDEIMVVKSVYNYPNPVEGKSTVIRYKLECSADVNIEIIDLNGNLIDRFAGPGNAFMNNEVVWNVENVSSGIYFCRVYAKSDKGEKRVTISIAVAK